A segment of the Leptolyngbya sp. NIES-3755 genome:
ACAGATTCATAATAATCCGATCAATTCTCTTGGCGACTTAACTGGAATTGCTGCACTCGTAAACCCGGACAAATCGCGAGTCACGATCGCATCAACACCATAAGCGATCGCACAAGCATACTGAACCGCATCCTCAAAATCTCGAAATTTCAAAATAACGGCTTGTTCTAAAATTGCTCGATCGACTGCACAAATCTGCAAATCACTGAGAATTTGACTGATAGCCTCTTCAGATGCCTCTACCCCTGCTGCTTTCCGAACAATGTAATAGATATTAGTAATCGTAGTTGCAGCAATAAAACCTTCAATCTCTCCTGCATCAATTCGCTCAAACAATCGAGCAGCATCCTCTACAAATGGCTCTCTTTCCTGTAAAAAATCTAGAACTACATTCGTATCAATCAAAACTCGCATTTACTGGTATTTCTCAGTCAGATAAGTTGCGTAATCTTCAGCATTCTCAGCGTCCGTTGGCGTGGGTGCAACCTTCGCAATTCCCCGGAGACGAGATAGATTTTTCGGCTTCTTCTCTAAAGATGTCTCTTCCTGCAAAGAAAGAAGAACCGTCTGAACTAATTGCCATCGCTCTCGAATCGGCAATTGCAAGACCTGTTTTTGCAATTCTTGTAGTGTCATTCAGATATCGCCTCGTTCTGCAACCTTCTTCAATTATGAAACAATGTTAACCCCTTCGAGAATTTGCTCTTAAAATAATCGAAGCCTTCGCAAAAGATCGAATTCTAATGAGCATCCATACCGAAACCGCCTTCGAGCAAACCATCGAAGCTCATCTCCTCAACCACGGTTACATCTCCCTCAGCCCTAAGAAATTCGATCG
Coding sequences within it:
- a CDS encoding hypothetical protein (conserved hypothetical protein;~similar to AA sequence:cyanobase_aa:LBDG_24820); the encoded protein is MRVLIDTNVVLDFLQEREPFVEDAARLFERIDAGEIEGFIAATTITNIYYIVRKAAGVEASEEAISQILSDLQICAVDRAILEQAVILKFRDFEDAVQYACAIAYGVDAIVTRDLSGFTSAAIPVKSPRELIGLL
- a CDS encoding hypothetical protein (similar to AA sequence:cyanobase_aa:LBDG_11700); protein product: MTLQELQKQVLQLPIRERWQLVQTVLLSLQEETSLEKKPKNLSRLRGIAKVAPTPTDAENAEDYATYLTEKYQ